cctttcacctcttattttctcttccctatATATTCATTGAAATAGAAGGTGTGCAGACTTTTAGAACTTCTCCTCCTGTTCTTTTCTTAGACTCTGGGAAATCCATTCagaatagaaaaatgaaaaatgaatctTGTTGATGTATAATCTAAAGaatgaataatttttgaatATATAGGGATTAAAAAATAGAGGTGAAAAGGATGAAATATGTTGGTCAGATGTATCTGTAATTAATGATGCCTCCAAACTTTGATAAGATTATTCTACAGACTTTTAGCTTCAGAAGAATTTACATACAAAACAATTACAACCTCAATATTTTCATAACCTGTACTTGCctattaaaagagaaataagtaGCTTGATGGAAAGACAATGTCAGGAAAGGCATAAGACTACTGAAGTTTCTCTGCAGTGATTCCTTTATAGAACCAGTTGCTAAGAGCTGCAGTACTGCTGACAGCATCAAAAGTACCCACTAGAATTCCCTGGgcacttttttctgttttctgttcctgGATCTTCTGGAAGCTCCAGCTCTTATTTTTCTCCTAGTTCTTGAATTTCTTATTTGTCTTTTCTTATCTCTGTTTCTTACCTCTGTCTCTTCACAGATCGGGAGAACCAGTCCATCCTGATCACGTACGTACACCCCCTGCGCGGGTCCCTGCGGGGCTGCCCGGTGCCAGGGCACCTCCTGCCTGACCACGCAccctctgcttctctcttgCCTTTGGCAGCGGAGAATCCGGGGCCGGGAAGACTGTGAACACAAAGCGTGTCATCCAGTACTTTGCAACAATTGCAGCCAGtggagagaagaagaaggaggaacaTGCATCAGGCAAAATGCAGGTAAATTAGCAGACACATCTTGGGATCAatgctttcctttgttcttgACATGATTTTTGGACTAGCAATAATTATCACCGTGCAGGGAACACTTGAGGATCAAATCATCAGTGCCAACCCACTGCTGGAGGCCTTTGGAAACGCCAAGACCGTGAGGAACGACAACTCCTCACGCTTTGTGAGTTCTTACTTGGCACAACTGACAACACCAATTTGAATATTCTTGCTGTCCAGATTGGTAAAATAAATCTCCATTgactttcctgctgctttcagggTAAATTCATCAGAATCCACTTTGGTGCCACAGGCAAACTGGCTTCTGCTGACATTGAAACTTGTAAGCCACCCTTCTGGCCTGatcccccttccctccagccttCCCTTCTTCTTGTGCTTGACTGTGTCCTACTTTCCTCACCAGATCTGCTGGAGAAGTCCAGAGTCACTTTCCAGCTCAAGGCGGAAAGGAGCTACCACATCTTCTATCAGATCATGTCTAACAAGAAGCCAGAGCTAATTGGTAGGAAAGATCATTAACTTTTTTTGAAGGAAGATCACTGAGCAATAGTTCACTGTGTTATCTGGAAACTAAATTAagcttgtttttctccttctgttgcTTTCAGACATGCTTCTCATTACTACCAACCCTTATGATTTCCACTTTGTGAGTCAAGGTGAGATCACAGTTCCCAGCATTGATGACCAGGAGGAGCTGATGGCCACAGATGTGAGTAACTTTACCAAATGACCATCTGGTGGACTTGAGCCCTGGTATATGTACATTGTGTTTCTGTTGCCAGAGTGCCATTGACATCCTGGGCTTCAGTGCTGATGAGAAAACAGCCATCTACAAGCTGACAGGGGCTGTCATGCACTATGGGAACTTGAAGTTCAAGCAGAAACAAcgagaggagcaggcagagcctgatggcacTGAAGGTAtcagcagtctgcaagctttCCAAAGGAGTTAGTCTTTATTACATAAGGACGTATGCAGATTTCAGGCTTTAAATGTGTAAACTAAGAATAACAGTAGTTACTCCATGACTAGATGCCAGTTGAGGCATTTATCTCATTTCATTATATCTgtactttttcctctgtgactACTATATAAGAGATCCAGTGTACACCGACAGGAAGCCAGGAGACTTGCATGTCAATTGCTGTAACATTGCTAATCATACTTAAGTTGAAATACACCTTGCAACCTCTGCTGTAGTATGGAGCAGTGAAATGGTTCAGCCCTAACAAGAAGGCTGTGCTCCTCTTCACACTTACCTACTGGAGAGAACTCTGACATGAGATGTGTACTTCATTAGTCTCTGCACAGCTGGAAGGACAGTCCGTACCTCCATCTTTCTGAGAGATAAATCCTCCTGCTATATGACTAAAAAGTTTGAAGTTCCATACTGACACCTGAAAGAGGATAAAGACAATGAGCTCTCTTGAAGAATGTTTGCAGAAACTGAAGCTCAGAAAGAGTTATGGACTCTGAGTCCTGaacacaaaaagagaaattagcTTTTTATCTTTGACAGATACTGTTGTGCAACCTTGTGGAGAACACTATTGGGACAGTCAAGCACTGATTTTAGGAATTTTTGAATATCTACTCTTCTATCTTTTCTGGTGATAGTTGCTGACAAGGCTGCCTACCTGATGGGTCTGAACTCAGCAGACCTGCTCAAGGCCCTCTGCTACCCCCGAGTCAAGGTGGGGAATGAATACGTGACCAAAGGCCAAACTGTGCAGCAGGTAGAAAAAATATGGTAACGTGGAGCATGCTGTGATGGTTCCCATTGGTTCTCCTCTGCTGTGTATAGTAATCTCCAAAGCTTTCTCTATGCTTTAGGTGAACAATTCAGTGGGTGCCCTGGCAAAGGCTGTCTATGAGAAGATGTTCCTGTGGATGGTTGTTCGCATCAACCAGCAGCTGGACACGAAGCAGCCCAGGCAGTACTTCATTGGTGTCCTGGACATTGCTGGCTTTGAGATCTTTGATGTAAGGAGCACAGTTTTCCTAGCATTTTTGTAGAACTATAATTGagaattttgaaatatatttcatagaAGTGACTATCCCCCTAAACTTAATCATACGGCTTTTGGAATCATGTTTTTaatcctgaaaaaaacagtagaatagaaaaataattttctaattgcTCTAAATTAGAAAACTCTCTTTTCTAAATACAAAGCCTATCCTAGAGAgatagcaaaggaaaacaacacaGGGAGGGGACTTGTACTTAAAGTATAAAACATGGTGAATTAGGATTGTACAAGAAAACACCTTGGTATTATTGCTGATCCTTGAAAGCATTGTATGTCTTTTTATGTCTGGCAGTTCAACAGCTTTGAGCAGCTGTGCATCAACTTCACCAATGAGAAACTGCAACAGTTCTTCAACCACCACATGTtcgtgctggagcaggaggagtaCAAGAAGGAAGGAATTGAATGGACATTCATTGACTTTGGGATGGACCTGGCTGCCTGCATTGAGCTCATTGAGAAGGTATCCTTCCTGTTCAAGTTTAATATAAATTGGGTGTTCTATGCTTGCCAGGAGAAACAACTAAGAAGTACATGAGAATATTTTGGCCTCTTCAAATATATGCTTTGAGAAAGTGGCAACAGGGTATAAGAGTTTTTGGAGCTCATTACTCAGATATCAGGACTTTTGGTGAGAGAATTCATTGCCAAATTacaaaatgaagtgaaaaaggTGGTCATGTTCTCTAAGTACTTATCAGTAAACAGGTTTTATGGAGAGAACAGTAATTTACATTGTCATATCTATAATAATTTCATCAGCAAAGGCATTTCCATAATTTTGAAtgaaagagcagcactgaaaaaagtAGAGCCTTAGTTGATTTTCTCTGACTTAAAGTCCCTATGGGAAcagcttccttttctgtcttcagcAACTTTCCAACCAAGTGATGTCTCCTTTCTAATCTGTTTCTCCCTCTTGTCTGTCATAATCTCTCCCAGCCCATGGGCATCTTCTCCATCCTGGAAGAGGAGTGCATGTTCCCCAAGGCAACTGACACCTCTTTCAAGAACAAGCTCTATGACCAGCACCTGGGCAAGTCCAACAACTTCCAGAAGCCCAAGCCTGCCAAAGGCAAGGTTGAGGCCCACTTCTCCCTGGTGCACTACGCTGGCACAGTGGACTACAACATCTCTGGCTGGCTGGAGAAGAACAAGGACCCTCTGAATGAAACTGTCATTGGGCTGTACCAGAAATCATCTGTGAAGACCCTGGCTGTACTCTTTGCCAACTATGGTGGAGCAGATGCAGGTTGGttttatgaaaaatgtatttttaatgtgggACAATTGTAATGGAATTAAAGGCATAAACACTAAATATTCAAAGTTGTTtcatgttaatttaaaaaaaaaattgttttcctttattcaATTCACAGAGACTGGAGGTGGCAAGAAGGGAGGCAAGAAGAAGGGTTCTTCCTTCCAGACTGTCTCAGCTCTTTTCCGGGTATAGTAGTATATCTGTTATCTCTGAAATTTGAAGAAAGGGGGTGAGctaatattaaatttaaaagagaTATTTTATATTACTGTAAAGGGGGTAAATTTCTTTGGAAATTCCACATTAGGTTTTTCAGGGTCAATTTTAACATGGCAAGTATGTCCAAAAATAAGCATTCAGTCTTCAAAATCATGTAGGAGAATCTCAACAAGCTGATGACCAATCTGCGGAGCACTCACCCCCATTTTGTGCGCTGTATCATCCCCAATGAGACTAAAACACCTGGTAAGAACCCCAAGCAGAAAGATCCTTGCTCTGATACATCCATTCCCCTCTGCACTGCAGTCTGGGCCATTCATTTGTGCTCTGCATTGCCAGGTGCCATGGAGCACGAGCTGGTGCTGCACCAGCTGCGCTGTAACGGCGTGCTGGAAGGGATCAGGATTTGCAGGAAAGGCTTCCCCAGCAGAGTCCTCTACGCTGACTTCAAACAGAGGTGAGAGCTCTGTGCTTGTCAGCATCATTAAAAGCAATATTGGTTCATTCATGGGTCCATTTTAGCTGTGCTCTGTTTTCAAAAACAGTTGATGGGGCTTAGTGGCTACTGTGTGTTGGTTGGGAAAAAAGAGCCTTATCTTCCTTTGATTCCACAGATACAAGGTGCTTAACGCCAGTGCCATCCCTGAGGGACAGTTCATCGATAGCAAGAAGGCTTCTGAGAAGCTCCTTGGGTCAATCGATGTGGACCACACCCAGTACAAATTTGGACACACCAAGGTACAAACCCCCCATTCACTGCCTGCCCGGGCTTTGCTCTCTCTACCTGACAGTGATGTGCTGCAACATTGCCTCTCTCTTTGAAGGTGTTCTTCAAAGCTGGGCTGATAGGGATCCTAGAGGAGATGAGGGATGAGAAGCTGGCACAGCTCATCACCCGCACCCAGGCCAGGTGCAGGGGCTTCCTGATGAGGGTGGAGTACCAGAGAATGGTGGAGCGGAGGTACACCGTCCTCTTTGTCAGTTACAGAGTCATTCTGCTTGGGGGGAAATTAAGACACTCAACACACTGAGAATATTCATTGTACTTTTTAATTATGCCTCAGGGAATCCATCTTCTGCATCCAGTACAACATTCGTGCATTCATGAATGTCAAACACTGGCCATGGATGAAGCTGTTCTTCAAGATCAAGCCCTTGCTGAAGAGTGCAGAGTCTGAGAAGGAGATGGCCAACATGAAACAGGAGTTTGAGAAAACCAAGGAGGAGCTTGCGAAGTCTGAGGCAAAGAGGAAAGAGCTTGAGGAGAAAATGGTGAAACTGGTGCAGGAGAAAAATGACCTGCAACTCCAAGTACAGGCTGTGAGTTTATCACCTTTAGTTTATCAATCACAAAATTAGTCTATACATTCGGACTGTTCTTTACGAACAGAAGATCAGACTATAGAAGACCAAAAATCatatatttggaaaattatCTGTCATATGTATGCAAAGGTGAGGAAACAAATTCTGGCAGTGATGTGGTAGGCACTCTGTCAGCCTGTACAAAGATACAGAGTTTCAACTGGGAGCCAGTGCTCTTGTCTTCAGAGGAAGGAGCCAAATGTAGATCCTCGACACTAGGTAGACCGATGAGTTAATTTTGTGGTAAAATGCAAACCACACTTGAAAGTGGTATTTGTGAATGCAGGTGCAGGAAAAGCCATCCTCTCTTTGCTTGGTAATTAGCAGTTAAGATCCTTCTGTTGCTGGAGTTGAAGGTCAGGTTCAGATGCTACACAGTGATAAAACAGAGGAGATAAAGTTCAAAACTTTAGAATCTACAAAATTCTGTCTCTCCACCAGGAAGCAGATAGCTTGGCTGATGCTGAAGAAAGGTGTGACCAGCTcatcaaaaccaaaatccagCTGGAAGCCAAAATTAAGGAGGTGACTGAAAGGGCAGAGGATGAAGAGGAAATTAACGCTGAGCTGACAGCCAAGAAGAGGAAGCTGGAGGATGAATGTTCAGAGCTGAAGAAAGATATTGATGACCTTGAACTAACACTGGCCaaggtggagaaggaaaaacatgCCACTGAAAACAAGGTATGAGGTAGAACTTGTCACTCACACTCTGGAAAGTCTTGTCTTCTTAGAAAGTTTTAAGCACcattttctgtctgtgcttGCTCCCTTCTTCTCAAAGGTGAAAAACCTGACTGAGGAGATGGCAGCTTTGGATGAGACCATTGCCAAGCtgacaaaagagaagaaagcccTCCAAGAGGCCCATCAGCAGACCCTGGATGacctgcaggcagaggaagacAAAGTCAATACTCTGACCAAAGCCAAGACCAAGCTGGAACAGCAAGTGGATGATGTAAGCACACAGACCTAGAGCAGGAACAGGACAGGTATGGAGTCCAGCCTGGATGGCAGAGCCCTGATGGTCTTGTTGTGTTTAGCTGGAAGGGTCCCTGGAGCAAGAGAAGAAACTGCGCGTGGACCTGGAGAGAGCTAAGAGGAAACTGGAAGGAGACCTGAAGCTGGCCCAGGACAGCATCATGGATTTGGAGAATGAtaagcagcagctggatgagaaactgaagaaGTAAGTGTGGCTCTGGGGCACCTgagtgctgggctgcagcacttGTCTCTTTTCTTTGAGCTCTAACACAGTTCACTTGGCCCAAAGGAAAGACTTTGAAATCAGCCAGATCCAGAGCAACATTGAGGATGAGCAAGCCCTGGGCGTacaacttcaaaagaaaatcaaggaGCTGCAGGCAAGTCTCTGTTCCTTCCCCTGCCTTGCTCAGGCTCAGCtcaggcaggaggagggcacGGGTGTGAAGGGTCCCTGGTGTTCTGCAGGCCCGTattgaggagctggaggaggaaattGAGGCAGAGCGAACCTCTCGCGCTAAAGCAGAGAAGCATCGCGCTGACCTGtccagggagctggaggagatcaGCGAGCGCCTGGAAGAAGCAGGAggtgccacagcagctcaggtggAGATGAACAAGAAGCGTGAGGCGGAATTCCAGAAGATGCGCCGTGACCTGGAAGAGGCCACGCTGCAGCACGAAGCCACGGCTGCCGCCCTGCGCAAGAAGCACGCggacagcacagctgagctgggcgAGCAGATCGACAACCTGCAACGCGTGAagcagaagctggagaaggagaagagtgAGCTGAAGATGGAGATTGACGACTTGGCCAGCAACATGGAGTCTGTCTCCAAAGCCAAGGTACAGGTTTTCTGTCATGTTACTCTCCTATTATACTTGCCCTAATACATGATTTTGATTCTGATTGTATTCTGTTATCACATCCAGTTGCATTGTTTTTCACCTTGAGGACAGAATGCTAGAACTTAGTGGTAGTCCTCTTTTTTTACGTGACTTTGACGCACAGGCAAATCTGGAGAAGATGTGCCGCACACTGGAAGATCAGCTGAGTGAGATTAAGAGCAAGGAAGAAGAGCATCAGCGCATGATCAATGACCTCAATGCTCAAAGAGCTCGTCTGCAGACAGAGTCTGGTGAGACATCCTATACCTCTCTGGAATGGAACAACCTGTAAGCAATgataatgggaaaaaagatTGATGCTTTACTCAAATTGATCTATTCTCTGTAAGCTGGTATACTGTGCTTTAAAGAAATATTGgtttaatattgattttaaatTGCAATCTGTCTGAAAATTTTCTTAGGTGAATATTCGCGCCAGGTGGAAGAAAAAGATGGTTTGATATCTCAGTTATCCAGAAGCAAACAAGCATTCACTCAACAGATTGAGGAACTAAAGAGACAtttagaggaagaaataaaggtAAAGTTACTTCCTGTAGGGAGTAGATTTTGGATTGGGaatctgttttctttacagATATTTCCTACTCTCACATAAAATCAGAATGTTAGCtgtattgttttaatttttgagcTATCAAGCAAGGTGAGAAATCTtaccttctccctctctggTGTGAAATGCTGAGGAAGACATCTCCCCCAGTGTGGACACTGAGACAGGGAAAAACAATTCTAGTTCTTTAATCAATTTATGATGACATATGAAAAATGATTGAGATATATCTAAAAAGAAACTGCACATCTTAGTCTACTTTTTCACAGTGGCAGCtgaaactttaaaacatatttaaaaagatGCAATGATTTGCAGCTGTATAGCTGTCATTTAGCATTTACATCTCTCCTGAGAAGGCATTCTAGATTCTCAAAACATGGACAGAATATGCCACTTTTTCTCAGTCTGACTTTAAATGTCATAATCAAAGAATTTTCAACAATGTTGATCAAATTAACATTTTACTATCTCACGGGAAATTAATTGTCCCAACCCAATTGCCCCCCAAGGCCAAGAATGCCCTGGCCCACGCCCTGCAGTCTGCTCGCCACGACTGTGACTTGCTCCGGGAACAAtatgaggaggagcaggaggccaAGGGGGAGCTGCAGCGAGCCCTGTCCAAGGCCAACAGCGAAGTGGCCCAGTGGAGAACCAAATACGAGACGGACGCGATTCAGCGCACGGAGGAGCTCGAGGAGGCCAAGTATGTGGTGatagaaaaagcagaaaagtaagACTGATAATTCAAAGGTGACATTGCAAGGGAAACATCACAGTATTATGAGGAATAAGTCATGGATATGATTTGGGGAAGAGCGAAAGAAAGTGAGAAGCTTTATCCTATAGTATATTTAGTGCTATACTAAAGGCAAAGCCTAAGGACAGCATAAATGTAGCCCTTAACACTGTGTGACTGTAAACTGCAAAATGATTAGGCAGACTATAGTAAAAAGCACACTTTTATACCCAGTAAAAATGTGTTCTTCCCAGGAAGAAGCTGGCCCAGCGCCTGCAGGATGCAGAGGAGCAGGTTGAGGCTGTCAATGCCAAATGTGCCTCCctggaaaagacaaagcagaggctgcagaatgAAGTGGAGGATCTGATGATTGATGTGGAGA
This genomic window from Vidua chalybeata isolate OUT-0048 chromosome 19, bVidCha1 merged haplotype, whole genome shotgun sequence contains:
- the LOC128797841 gene encoding myosin heavy chain, skeletal muscle, adult-like; the protein is MASGDAEMAVFGEAAPYLRKSEKERIAAQNKPFDAKSSVFVTHPKESFVKGTITSRESGKVTVKTEGGETLTVKEDQVFSMNPPKYDKIEDMAMMTHLHEPAVLYNLKERYAAWMIYTYSGLFCVTVNPYKWLPVYNPEVVLAYRGKKRQEAPPHIFSISDNAYQSMLTDRENQSILITGESGAGKTVNTKRVIQYFATIAASGEKKKEEHASGKMQGTLEDQIISANPLLEAFGNAKTVRNDNSSRFGKFIRIHFGATGKLASADIETYLLEKSRVTFQLKAERSYHIFYQIMSNKKPELIDMLLITTNPYDFHFVSQGEITVPSIDDQEELMATDSAIDILGFSADEKTAIYKLTGAVMHYGNLKFKQKQREEQAEPDGTEVADKAAYLMGLNSADLLKALCYPRVKVGNEYVTKGQTVQQVNNSVGALAKAVYEKMFLWMVVRINQQLDTKQPRQYFIGVLDIAGFEIFDFNSFEQLCINFTNEKLQQFFNHHMFVLEQEEYKKEGIEWTFIDFGMDLAACIELIEKPMGIFSILEEECMFPKATDTSFKNKLYDQHLGKSNNFQKPKPAKGKVEAHFSLVHYAGTVDYNISGWLEKNKDPLNETVIGLYQKSSVKTLAVLFANYGGADAETGGGKKGGKKKGSSFQTVSALFRENLNKLMTNLRSTHPHFVRCIIPNETKTPGAMEHELVLHQLRCNGVLEGIRICRKGFPSRVLYADFKQRYKVLNASAIPEGQFIDSKKASEKLLGSIDVDHTQYKFGHTKVFFKAGLIGILEEMRDEKLAQLITRTQARCRGFLMRVEYQRMVERRESIFCIQYNIRAFMNVKHWPWMKLFFKIKPLLKSAESEKEMANMKQEFEKTKEELAKSEAKRKELEEKMVKLVQEKNDLQLQVQAEADSLADAEERCDQLIKTKIQLEAKIKEVTERAEDEEEINAELTAKKRKLEDECSELKKDIDDLELTLAKVEKEKHATENKVKNLTEEMAALDETIAKLTKEKKALQEAHQQTLDDLQAEEDKVNTLTKAKTKLEQQVDDLEGSLEQEKKLRVDLERAKRKLEGDLKLAQDSIMDLENDKQQLDEKLKKKDFEISQIQSNIEDEQALGVQLQKKIKELQARIEELEEEIEAERTSRAKAEKHRADLSRELEEISERLEEAGGATAAQVEMNKKREAEFQKMRRDLEEATLQHEATAAALRKKHADSTAELGEQIDNLQRVKQKLEKEKSELKMEIDDLASNMESVSKAKANLEKMCRTLEDQLSEIKSKEEEHQRMINDLNAQRARLQTESGEYSRQVEEKDGLISQLSRSKQAFTQQIEELKRHLEEEIKAKNALAHALQSARHDCDLLREQYEEEQEAKGELQRALSKANSEVAQWRTKYETDAIQRTEELEEAKKKLAQRLQDAEEQVEAVNAKCASLEKTKQRLQNEVEDLMIDVEKSNAACAALDKKQKNFDKILAEWKQKYEETQAELEASQKESRSLSTELFKMKNAYEESLDHLETMKRENKNLQQEISDLTEQIAEGGKAIHELEKVKKQIEQEKSEIQAALEEAEASLEHEEGKILRLQLELNQVKAEIDRKIAEKDEEIDQMKRNHLRIVESLQSSLDAEIRSRNEALRLKKKMEGDLNEMEIQLSHTNRVAAEAQKNLRNTQAVLKDTQIHLDDALRTQDDLKEQVAMVERRANLLQAEIEELRAALEQTERSRKVAEQELLDAAERVQLLHSQNTSLINTKKKLETDIAQIQGEMEDTIQEARNAEEKAKKAITDAAMMAEELKKEQDTSAHLERMKKNLDQTVKDLQHRLDEAEQLALKGGKKQIQKLEARVRELEGEVDAEQKRSAEAVKGVRKYERRVKELTYQSEEDRKNVLRLQDLVDKLQMKVKSYKRQSEEAEELSNVNLSKFRKIQHELEEAEERADIAESQVNKLRAKSREFHRRIEEEE